One window of Botrimarina mediterranea genomic DNA carries:
- a CDS encoding four-helix bundle copper-binding protein translates to MATATANYKECINACNDCLADCLACAAEMIGEETTNDCPKCCLECAAICRACVEVMAIGGEHAAALCQLCSEVCQYCAEQCSAHKHKHCQQCAKSCRHCADTCQAVAA, encoded by the coding sequence ATGGCGACCGCGACCGCGAACTACAAAGAATGCATCAACGCCTGTAACGACTGCCTCGCCGATTGTTTGGCGTGTGCGGCGGAGATGATCGGCGAGGAGACGACGAACGATTGCCCCAAGTGCTGTCTCGAATGCGCCGCGATCTGTCGGGCGTGCGTCGAAGTGATGGCGATCGGCGGCGAGCACGCCGCGGCGCTCTGTCAGCTTTGCTCGGAGGTGTGCCAGTACTGCGCCGAGCAGTGCAGCGCTCACAAGCACAAGCATTGCCAACAATGCGCCAAGAGCTGCCGCCACTGCGCGGACACGTGCCAGGCTGTTGCCGCTTGA
- a CDS encoding PEP-CTERM sorting domain-containing protein has translation MKATLLRAHVWGALSLAASLGVVTPTLARLGSFVPADGYDVQSGDIRGDVSYYNSGAYGANAGGGAGPTTIVADSGLWKVIGPAGGYFANSVDRAAFVAQGIPYSAGFANAIGAYAVGGHFGGRTDNFNLALRNDTPLGTGPMVHEYSLDQYDMGVTPASVTSGPLSMGFYFCPNPGDTFNPGPDGSAGDKFTLSLVDSVGNIGLQWGYLRDNSVVWRVSPSNLWTATSFIADQTNWDGLKIDLDLTSDTFGIDYYDVSTNTWSNLVPAGTAMGQAMGDFTTLRWQLEDGLNAGPLLGKNFFDDFSFSAVPEPSTALLAALALVAVRLRR, from the coding sequence ATGAAAGCAACCCTCTTGCGCGCCCATGTGTGGGGCGCGCTCTCCCTGGCGGCATCTCTTGGGGTCGTCACACCGACTCTAGCGCGGCTCGGCAGCTTCGTCCCCGCCGACGGTTACGACGTACAATCTGGCGATATCCGCGGCGACGTTTCCTACTACAACTCTGGCGCCTATGGAGCCAACGCTGGCGGCGGCGCTGGCCCGACCACGATAGTGGCCGACTCTGGCTTGTGGAAAGTGATAGGCCCTGCCGGCGGTTACTTCGCCAATTCTGTCGACCGGGCGGCTTTCGTAGCGCAGGGTATTCCCTATTCGGCGGGCTTCGCCAACGCTATTGGCGCGTATGCGGTCGGCGGACACTTCGGCGGACGCACTGACAACTTCAACTTGGCGTTGCGGAACGACACGCCACTTGGCACCGGACCCATGGTGCACGAGTACTCGCTGGACCAATACGACATGGGCGTGACGCCGGCGAGCGTCACGTCGGGCCCGCTGTCGATGGGCTTCTACTTCTGCCCGAACCCCGGCGACACCTTCAACCCGGGCCCCGATGGCTCTGCGGGGGACAAGTTCACGCTGTCGCTCGTTGATAGCGTCGGCAACATCGGCCTGCAGTGGGGCTACTTGCGTGACAACTCGGTCGTGTGGCGCGTCAGCCCCAGCAACCTTTGGACTGCGACATCTTTCATCGCGGACCAGACCAATTGGGACGGGCTCAAGATCGATCTCGACCTGACTAGCGACACGTTTGGCATCGATTACTACGACGTCTCGACGAACACGTGGTCGAATCTCGTTCCGGCTGGCACCGCGATGGGGCAGGCGATGGGCGATTTCACGACGCTGCGTTGGCAGCTCGAGGATGGACTCAACGCGGGTCCCTTACTGGGCAAGAACTTCTTTGACGACTTCAGCTTCTCGGCAGTTCCCGAGCCGTCGACGGCGCTCTTGGCGGCGTTGGCTCTTGTTGCCGTGCGACTCCGGCGTTGA
- a CDS encoding aspartyl protease family protein, with protein sequence MSETAEMGRVLVTAKIENLSDLHMVEAGQLSPDQVRTVVIDDALVDTGATRLAIPANLVAQLGLTEHRSATTMTAAGKSVVRLFSAVRLTINGRDCPIDVTELPEGCPVLIGQVPLELMDWVIDMRNQKLIGNPAHGGQWMQEMY encoded by the coding sequence ATGTCTGAGACCGCCGAGATGGGGCGCGTCCTTGTCACCGCGAAGATTGAAAACCTCTCCGACCTGCACATGGTCGAGGCCGGGCAACTTTCTCCCGACCAAGTCCGCACGGTGGTGATCGACGACGCGCTGGTGGATACGGGAGCAACTCGACTGGCGATACCGGCTAACCTCGTTGCGCAGTTGGGTCTCACCGAGCATCGAAGCGCCACGACAATGACTGCCGCAGGAAAGAGCGTTGTCCGCCTGTTCAGCGCCGTACGACTAACGATCAATGGACGTGATTGCCCGATCGACGTGACCGAATTGCCGGAAGGCTGCCCCGTGCTGATCGGTCAGGTTCCGCTTGAGTTGATGGATTGGGTGATCGACATGCGAAACCAAAAACTCATCGGCAACCCCGCGCACGGCGGGCAGTGGATGCAAGAGATGTATTGA
- a CDS encoding sulfatase family protein: protein MISRSPIRPGGIARLLALAALLVGAAVEAARPRPNIVLCFADDLGRHGSVYADPERPSANDVVHTPNLDRIAREGVLFDCALVSAPSCTPSRASLLSGRHFFRNGSHSQLHHPWAPGFDDPWDNVRGFPLTLADNGYHIGWTYKLHVYADRMGGADRNYQSAGRRFNSYSQVVSKSVDPLEAKGELLDEVRQNFTSFLADRDEDQPYFYWFNPTNTHRPWTRGSGKRLWGIDPDSLAGKLPAFLPDNETVREDFADYLGEAQAFDAAVGVLIKELAQRGELDNTIFIVSGDHGAPGFPRGKCNVYDFGSQAPLAIRWPGRLAAGNRIEAPVSLIDLAPTLLDAVGINAVEAMDGESLLPVIRADEPEDEATLRGWAIIGRENHVRDARPAGLPYPIRAIRTRDWLYIHNFAPDRWPVAEPPLAAPLVKGMRRQGGRWVRPTDMDGSPTFTWFIGNENAADIADAWRLGFARRPTEELYAVTEDPDQMHNLADDPAHRETLEALRDQLFDELRRGEDPRVVGEGEAFDEPPYAPDDPDLGRVAKPTT from the coding sequence TTGATCTCACGTTCGCCGATTCGTCCCGGCGGTATCGCTCGGCTGCTAGCGCTGGCGGCTTTGCTTGTCGGCGCCGCCGTCGAGGCGGCGCGGCCGCGGCCGAATATTGTCCTTTGCTTCGCCGACGACCTGGGACGCCATGGCAGCGTCTATGCCGATCCCGAGCGGCCGTCGGCAAACGATGTGGTCCACACGCCGAACCTCGACCGCATCGCCAGAGAAGGCGTGCTGTTCGATTGCGCGCTGGTGAGCGCGCCAAGCTGCACGCCGTCGCGTGCGTCGCTCCTCTCCGGGCGGCACTTCTTCCGCAACGGCAGCCACTCGCAGCTCCATCACCCCTGGGCGCCGGGCTTCGATGATCCCTGGGACAACGTCCGTGGTTTCCCACTCACCTTAGCGGACAACGGCTATCACATCGGTTGGACGTACAAGTTACACGTCTATGCCGATCGCATGGGTGGCGCCGACCGCAACTACCAGTCCGCGGGAAGGAGATTCAACTCTTACTCGCAGGTCGTCTCCAAGTCCGTCGACCCACTGGAGGCGAAAGGCGAGCTGCTCGACGAGGTGCGCCAGAACTTCACCTCGTTCCTAGCGGATCGTGATGAGGATCAGCCGTACTTCTATTGGTTCAATCCCACGAACACGCACCGGCCTTGGACGCGGGGTTCAGGCAAGCGGCTATGGGGGATCGATCCCGATTCCTTGGCCGGCAAGCTGCCCGCCTTTTTGCCCGATAATGAGACGGTTCGCGAGGACTTCGCCGACTACCTCGGCGAAGCGCAGGCCTTCGACGCCGCCGTCGGCGTGCTGATCAAAGAACTCGCGCAGCGCGGCGAACTCGACAACACGATCTTCATTGTCAGCGGCGATCACGGCGCGCCGGGATTCCCGCGCGGCAAGTGCAACGTCTACGACTTCGGCTCGCAGGCGCCGCTGGCGATCCGCTGGCCGGGGCGTCTCGCGGCCGGCAATCGTATCGAGGCGCCCGTGAGCCTGATCGACCTCGCCCCAACGCTGCTCGATGCGGTCGGCATCAACGCCGTCGAAGCGATGGACGGCGAGAGCTTGCTCCCCGTGATCCGCGCCGACGAGCCCGAAGACGAAGCGACGCTGCGCGGCTGGGCGATCATTGGCCGCGAGAACCACGTGCGTGACGCTCGACCCGCGGGCCTCCCCTACCCCATCCGCGCGATCCGCACCCGCGACTGGCTCTACATCCACAACTTTGCACCGGACCGCTGGCCAGTCGCCGAGCCGCCACTCGCCGCGCCGCTGGTGAAAGGCATGCGACGGCAAGGCGGCAGATGGGTCCGCCCCACTGACATGGACGGCAGCCCGACCTTCACGTGGTTCATCGGTAATGAGAACGCGGCCGACATCGCCGACGCGTGGCGGCTGGGTTTTGCGCGTCGGCCTACCGAGGAGCTGTACGCGGTCACCGAAGACCCCGACCAGATGCACAACCTGGCGGACGACCCGGCGCATCGCGAAACCCTCGAAGCGCTCCGAGACCAACTCTTCGACGAGCTGCGGCGCGGGGAGGACCCACGAGTCGTCGGCGAAGGGGAGGCTTTCGACGAACCGCCCTACGCGCCGGACGACCCCGACCTCGGACGCGTCGCGAAACCGACGACTTGA
- the nadA gene encoding quinolinate synthase NadA, which produces MTTAVTAVQPPLDGVKPYKSLSNDELHARIQAVRDELGPRLLILGHHYQQDEVIDLADLRGDSYQLSQMAADSSDCRMIAFCGVHFMAETADILANRPEKLAERGGRRVTVTLPDLAAGCSMADMAAIDQIEDAWDQLSEVIDTTRLIPVTYINSAASLKAFVGRHGGIVCTSSNAKAAIEWAFNKSNGGKGGDRVMFFPDQHLGRNTARGMGVSNAVMPVWNPHEPELGGNTEEAITASKVILWRGHCSVHQMFKPEHVELFRKNHPGIKILVHPECPQDVFDLADEYGSTGAIIKAVREAAPGSKWAIGTELHLVNRLKQEHPEQEIHFLSPVVCMCATMYRIDLAHLCWTLENFAAGTPINTIEVDEETAKWSLIALERMLEVK; this is translated from the coding sequence ATGACCACCGCCGTAACCGCTGTTCAGCCCCCGCTCGACGGCGTTAAGCCTTACAAATCGCTCTCGAACGACGAGCTGCACGCCCGCATCCAGGCGGTGCGGGACGAGTTGGGGCCGCGGCTGCTGATCCTCGGGCACCACTACCAGCAGGACGAGGTGATCGACCTGGCCGACCTGCGGGGGGACAGCTACCAGCTCAGCCAGATGGCCGCCGACAGCTCCGACTGCCGGATGATCGCCTTCTGCGGCGTCCACTTCATGGCCGAAACGGCCGACATCCTCGCCAACCGGCCCGAGAAGCTCGCCGAGCGTGGCGGCCGTCGCGTCACCGTCACCCTCCCCGACCTGGCGGCGGGCTGTTCGATGGCCGACATGGCCGCGATCGACCAGATCGAGGACGCCTGGGACCAGCTCTCCGAGGTCATCGACACCACGCGGCTGATCCCCGTCACCTACATCAACTCGGCCGCGAGCCTCAAAGCCTTCGTCGGCCGCCACGGCGGCATCGTCTGCACGAGCTCGAATGCGAAGGCCGCCATCGAGTGGGCCTTCAACAAGTCCAACGGCGGCAAGGGGGGGGATCGCGTCATGTTCTTCCCCGACCAGCACCTCGGCCGCAACACGGCGCGTGGTATGGGCGTCAGTAATGCCGTCATGCCGGTCTGGAACCCGCACGAGCCCGAACTCGGCGGCAACACCGAAGAGGCGATCACCGCGTCGAAGGTGATCCTCTGGCGCGGCCACTGCAGCGTCCACCAGATGTTCAAGCCCGAGCACGTCGAGCTGTTCCGCAAGAACCACCCGGGCATCAAGATCCTCGTCCACCCCGAGTGCCCGCAGGACGTGTTCGACCTCGCCGACGAGTACGGCAGCACCGGCGCGATCATCAAGGCGGTCCGCGAAGCGGCGCCGGGATCGAAGTGGGCGATCGGCACCGAGCTGCACCTGGTGAACCGCCTCAAGCAAGAACACCCCGAGCAAGAGATCCACTTCCTCTCGCCGGTAGTCTGCATGTGCGCGACGATGTACCGCATCGACCTGGCGCACCTCTGCTGGACCTTAGAAAACTTCGCCGCCGGCACCCCGATCAACACGATCGAAGTCGATGAAGAGACCGCGAAGTGGAGTCTGATCGCGCTCGAGCGTATGCTGGAAGTAAAGTAA
- a CDS encoding S1 RNA-binding domain-containing protein yields MNNETSVAPSSQEATQSQDPVTDVAPARETPPAVAETPPVGPDVATAQVEEIAATSGDTAQAVPEQAESPTTGDVSTGDVVKGDVATGERPSERLRVGTQRTEADAEAPAADLRPNPVNRVTEGEPQPKSSGKHYPPPNVRSAPTAEEEAELASLMEGTSVDQVLDSETAAAPQELPEGSKHKAKITRITGDTVFVELGQHLQGAVPLKQFEAKPSQAAAAATAPASDAALQASEGKPETAEAEATDVSHLPIEGDEIEVLVISYDSDEGTYELSLPSAPQDIGNWDEVEAGKIVEVTITGKNKGGLECKVAGIRGFMPTGQISIYRVENIEEYVGQRLTAVITEANRARKNVILSHRAVMERERAEQKDKLLAELAPGQLRDGVVRSLRDFGAFVDLGGVDGLIHVSKLSWDRIGHPREVLSEGQAVKVKVEKIDPETGKIALSYRETAANPWDSAEAEFPVGSTVKGKVTKTMDFGAFVRLKAGVEGMIHVSELDYKRVHRVTDVLKEGQEVEAKVLSVDRGKQRIALSVKALMAAPAKPESAARDAEANEPEAPKPERKKFKNLKGGIGTPTGGEQFGLKW; encoded by the coding sequence ATGAACAACGAGACCAGCGTGGCGCCGTCGTCGCAAGAAGCGACGCAAAGCCAGGACCCCGTCACGGATGTCGCCCCTGCCCGCGAGACGCCACCGGCAGTCGCCGAGACGCCGCCCGTCGGTCCCGACGTTGCAACGGCGCAAGTGGAAGAGATCGCCGCCACGAGCGGCGACACGGCCCAAGCCGTTCCCGAACAAGCCGAGAGTCCAACGACCGGCGACGTCTCAACGGGCGACGTAGTGAAGGGCGACGTGGCGACGGGCGAGCGGCCCAGCGAGCGACTCCGTGTCGGCACGCAGCGCACCGAGGCCGACGCCGAGGCGCCCGCCGCCGACCTGCGTCCCAATCCGGTGAACCGGGTGACGGAAGGCGAGCCTCAGCCCAAGTCGTCGGGCAAGCACTACCCGCCGCCGAACGTCCGCTCCGCTCCGACGGCCGAAGAAGAAGCCGAGCTGGCCTCGCTGATGGAGGGGACGTCGGTCGATCAGGTCCTCGACTCCGAGACCGCCGCCGCGCCGCAAGAGCTCCCCGAGGGCTCCAAGCACAAGGCGAAGATCACCCGCATCACGGGCGACACGGTGTTCGTCGAACTGGGCCAACACCTGCAAGGCGCCGTGCCGCTGAAGCAATTCGAGGCGAAGCCCTCGCAAGCCGCCGCTGCCGCCACCGCGCCGGCGTCGGACGCGGCGCTCCAAGCGAGCGAAGGCAAGCCGGAAACGGCCGAGGCGGAAGCCACCGACGTTTCGCATCTGCCGATCGAAGGGGACGAGATCGAAGTCCTCGTCATCAGCTACGACTCCGACGAAGGGACGTACGAGCTATCCCTGCCGAGCGCTCCACAAGACATCGGCAACTGGGACGAGGTCGAGGCGGGCAAGATCGTCGAGGTGACGATCACCGGCAAGAACAAGGGCGGCCTCGAGTGCAAGGTCGCCGGCATCCGCGGCTTTATGCCGACCGGACAGATCTCGATCTACCGCGTCGAGAACATCGAAGAGTATGTCGGCCAGCGCCTCACCGCCGTCATCACCGAGGCCAACCGCGCCCGCAAGAACGTGATCCTCAGCCATCGCGCCGTGATGGAGCGCGAGCGGGCCGAGCAGAAGGACAAGCTGCTAGCGGAGCTGGCGCCGGGGCAGCTGCGCGACGGCGTCGTCCGCTCGCTGCGCGACTTCGGCGCGTTCGTCGATCTCGGCGGCGTCGATGGACTGATCCACGTCTCGAAGCTGTCGTGGGACCGTATCGGCCACCCGCGCGAGGTCCTCAGCGAGGGCCAAGCCGTCAAGGTGAAGGTCGAGAAGATCGACCCCGAGACCGGCAAGATCGCGTTGTCCTACCGCGAGACGGCCGCCAACCCCTGGGACTCGGCCGAGGCGGAGTTCCCGGTTGGCTCGACGGTGAAGGGCAAGGTCACCAAGACGATGGACTTCGGCGCCTTTGTGCGGCTCAAGGCCGGCGTCGAGGGGATGATCCACGTCTCGGAGCTCGACTACAAACGCGTCCACCGCGTTACCGACGTGCTCAAAGAGGGCCAAGAGGTCGAGGCGAAGGTCCTGTCGGTCGATCGCGGCAAGCAACGCATCGCCCTCTCAGTGAAGGCCCTGATGGCCGCCCCTGCGAAGCCCGAGTCCGCGGCCCGCGATGCGGAAGCCAACGAGCCCGAAGCCCCCAAGCCCGAACGCAAGAAGTTCAAGAACCTCAAGGGCGGCATCGGCACGCCCACGGGCGGCGAACAGTTCGGCCTCAAGTGGTGA
- the xerC gene encoding tyrosine recombinase XerC has product MRRHLGQFLRRLERERGASEHTVKAYREDLSALAEYLEDEAGRTPDPDGITVSDLRGYVAALGEAGYAKSSIARRMSSVRSFFKFARAEGWIQTSPADALQNPRKSRKLPHFLTGDEISRLLATPPANTAAGRRDRAILETLYSAGLRVSELVGLNDGDVDIAQGLLHVRGKGRKERLSPLGSFASRALQAWRADRKLAPNEAKGDEAPVFTNKFGRRLTTRSVARMLEKHLVVAGLDPKTSPHTLRHSFATHLLDRGADIRSVQELLGHSSLVTTQVYTHVSNTKLREAYEKAHPRAG; this is encoded by the coding sequence ATGCGTCGTCATCTCGGACAGTTCCTGCGACGCCTCGAGCGTGAGCGCGGCGCGTCCGAGCACACGGTGAAGGCGTACCGCGAGGACCTCTCGGCCCTGGCGGAGTACCTCGAGGACGAAGCAGGCCGCACGCCCGACCCGGACGGCATCACCGTCAGCGACCTGCGGGGCTATGTCGCCGCCCTCGGCGAAGCGGGTTACGCGAAGAGCTCGATCGCGCGGCGGATGTCGTCGGTGCGGTCGTTCTTCAAGTTCGCCCGCGCCGAGGGCTGGATTCAGACGAGCCCCGCTGACGCGCTGCAGAACCCCAGGAAGTCGCGGAAGCTCCCGCACTTCCTCACCGGCGACGAGATCTCGCGGCTGTTAGCGACGCCGCCCGCGAACACCGCCGCCGGCCGTCGCGACCGGGCGATCCTCGAGACGCTCTATTCGGCGGGCCTCCGCGTCAGCGAGCTCGTGGGGCTCAACGACGGCGACGTCGACATCGCGCAGGGTCTGCTGCACGTCCGCGGCAAAGGACGCAAGGAACGCCTCTCGCCCCTCGGCTCGTTCGCGAGTCGAGCGCTTCAGGCGTGGCGCGCCGATCGCAAGCTCGCGCCCAACGAAGCGAAGGGAGACGAGGCGCCCGTCTTCACGAACAAGTTCGGTCGCCGGCTGACGACACGCAGTGTCGCGCGGATGCTCGAGAAGCACTTGGTGGTCGCGGGCCTCGACCCGAAGACCTCGCCGCACACGCTGCGGCACAGCTTCGCGACGCACCTGCTCGACCGCGGCGCCGACATCCGCAGCGTGCAAGAGTTGCTAGGTCATTCAAGCCTCGTCACGACGCAGGTGTACACGCACGTCAGCAACACGAAGCTGCGCGAGGCGTACGAGAAGGCTCACCCGCGGGCGGGGTGA
- a CDS encoding YraN family protein, which produces MSWFQSLQRPIPLGQRGERFAARLLRRKGHRVLLAGERNRFGEFDLVTIDERTPERRLVFVEVKTRRNEHAGAPAEAVTPEKQRRLTRAAWSFLRTHDLEDHPLRFDVVGIVWPVEAKRPVKVVHIEGAF; this is translated from the coding sequence ATGAGTTGGTTCCAATCTCTTCAACGCCCGATACCTCTCGGTCAGCGCGGCGAGCGCTTCGCCGCCCGCCTCTTGCGGCGTAAGGGCCACCGCGTGCTGCTCGCCGGCGAACGCAACCGCTTTGGCGAGTTCGACCTCGTGACAATCGACGAGCGGACGCCCGAACGGCGGCTGGTCTTCGTCGAAGTCAAAACACGCCGCAACGAACACGCCGGCGCCCCCGCCGAAGCCGTCACGCCAGAGAAGCAGCGTCGCCTCACCCGCGCCGCGTGGTCGTTCCTCCGCACACACGACCTGGAAGACCACCCGCTACGCTTCGACGTGGTGGGGATCGTCTGGCCGGTGGAAGCGAAGCGGCCGGTGAAGGTGGTGCATATCGAAGGGGCGTTTTGA
- the rplS gene encoding 50S ribosomal protein L19 — MSAHPLLDIVEKTSLKSADVPQFEVGDTVDVHTRILEGNKERIQVFSGVVIARSGAGVKEMFTVRRIVNNEGVERKFPIHSPKIAKVEVTRSAVVRRAKLYYLRDRVGKATRLRERRRDIAKGAKG, encoded by the coding sequence ATGTCCGCCCACCCGCTCCTCGACATCGTCGAAAAGACCTCCCTCAAGTCCGCGGACGTGCCGCAGTTTGAAGTCGGCGACACCGTCGATGTGCACACCCGGATCCTGGAAGGCAACAAGGAACGCATCCAGGTCTTCTCCGGCGTGGTGATCGCCCGCAGCGGCGCCGGCGTCAAGGAGATGTTCACGGTCCGTCGGATCGTCAACAACGAGGGCGTCGAGCGCAAGTTCCCGATCCACTCGCCGAAGATCGCCAAGGTCGAAGTGACCCGCTCGGCCGTCGTCCGCCGCGCGAAGCTCTACTACCTGCGCGACCGCGTCGGCAAGGCGACCCGCCTCCGCGAACGCCGCCGCGACATCGCCAAGGGCGCCAAGGGCTAA
- a CDS encoding arylsulfatase, with translation MRLLALALLFCSFASINVAADRLPNIVFVLADDLGYGDLSCFGQQRFTTPRLDELAARGMKLTQHYAGSTVCAPSRCALMTGLHTGHCAVRGNRERQPEGQEPMPGDAVTMADLLKRAGYATGAFGKWGLGYPGSESDPLRSGFDEFFGYNCQRHAHRYYTDYLWDGDRRIDIESDVYTHDLIFDRALDFIRDHQDGPFFCFLPVTLPHAAMEAPEEDRAPFRQEFAQFENNVGKYAGAEVVNPIASFPAMVRRLDGDVGRLVDLLGELGIDDNTIVVFTSDNGPHREGGHDPEFFDSNGPLRGHKRDLYEGGVRAPTIVSWPGHVAAGVESDILSAGWDWLPTFCELAGDTTPGGLDGVSLAPTLTGAGEQQQHAYLYWEFHEQGGKQAVRRGPWKAVRLGANKNPHAAPELYNLDNDPGETTNLAESEPAILAELVQLMAEAHRPAPSYGFGTAKR, from the coding sequence ATGCGACTTCTCGCTCTCGCGCTGCTGTTCTGCTCCTTCGCCTCCATCAACGTCGCTGCTGACCGCCTGCCGAACATCGTGTTCGTCTTGGCGGACGACCTCGGTTATGGCGACCTCAGCTGTTTTGGCCAGCAGCGGTTCACGACGCCGCGGCTCGACGAGCTCGCCGCGCGTGGCATGAAGTTGACGCAGCACTACGCGGGGAGCACCGTGTGCGCGCCGTCGCGTTGCGCGCTGATGACGGGGCTGCACACGGGACACTGCGCCGTGCGTGGGAACCGCGAGCGTCAGCCCGAGGGCCAAGAGCCGATGCCCGGCGATGCCGTGACGATGGCCGACCTGCTGAAGCGGGCGGGCTACGCCACCGGCGCGTTCGGTAAGTGGGGCCTCGGCTATCCCGGCTCCGAGAGCGACCCGCTCCGCAGCGGCTTCGACGAGTTCTTCGGCTACAACTGCCAGCGCCACGCCCACCGCTACTACACCGACTACCTATGGGACGGCGACCGGCGCATCGACATCGAATCCGATGTCTACACGCACGACCTGATCTTCGATCGCGCTCTCGATTTCATCCGCGATCACCAAGACGGCCCCTTCTTCTGCTTCCTGCCGGTGACGCTGCCGCACGCGGCGATGGAGGCGCCCGAGGAAGACCGCGCGCCGTTCCGCCAAGAGTTCGCACAGTTCGAGAACAACGTCGGAAAGTACGCCGGCGCCGAAGTGGTGAACCCGATCGCCTCGTTCCCCGCTATGGTCCGACGGCTCGATGGCGACGTCGGTCGGCTCGTCGATCTGCTGGGAGAGCTGGGCATCGACGACAACACGATCGTGGTCTTCACCAGCGATAACGGTCCGCACCGCGAAGGCGGGCACGACCCGGAGTTCTTTGACTCCAACGGCCCGCTGCGCGGCCACAAGCGCGACCTCTACGAAGGGGGCGTCCGCGCGCCGACGATTGTCTCTTGGCCAGGGCATGTCGCTGCTGGCGTCGAAAGCGACATCCTCTCAGCCGGCTGGGACTGGCTGCCGACGTTCTGCGAGCTCGCTGGCGATACAACGCCCGGCGGTCTCGACGGCGTCTCGCTGGCGCCCACGCTCACCGGCGCTGGCGAGCAACAGCAGCACGCATACCTTTACTGGGAGTTCCACGAACAGGGCGGCAAGCAAGCCGTCCGCCGCGGCCCGTGGAAAGCCGTCCGGCTCGGCGCCAACAAGAACCCACACGCCGCGCCCGAGCTCTACAACCTCGACAATGACCCCGGTGAGACAACGAATCTCGCCGAGTCAGAGCCAGCGATACTGGCGGAGCTGGTGCAGTTGATGGCCGAAGCCCACAGGCCAGCGCCAAGTTACGGATTCGGAACAGCGAAGCGATAG